The following nucleotide sequence is from Nitrospira sp..
GATCCATCCCAGCATGGCGACGGCCAGTGAGCCGAGAAAATGATTCACGTCGATCCCTGAAATCATGCCCGCGCCTCCATATGTCCAGGATCCCATCCCACCTTGACGGCATAGTCCGCCGGATCAACGCCAAACCGCCCACCCCAGCGCCCGCCCAACTGTTCCCAATGCTCGCCCATCGCCCGATAGTGTTCGCCCCGGTTAGATGGTTGCCCGTCAACCCACAGGATCACATCGATGGCACACCGCTCATTGTGCCGGCTGAACAGGACCTTGCTCCGTCCATTCGCCTTCAGGAGTTCCTGATAGGAGACCCCGGTTGCGCAATGGGGACACAGCAAC
It contains:
- a CDS encoding M15 family metallopeptidase, producing the protein MSLSERQQRFSHMLADQFAWMKAQGLLWTLGDAWRSTDELLCPHCATGVSYQELLKANGRSKVLFSRHNERCAIDVILWVDGQPSNRGEHYRAMGEHWEQLGGRWGGRFGVDPADYAVKVGWDPGHMEARA